A section of the Primulina eburnea isolate SZY01 chromosome 1, ASM2296580v1, whole genome shotgun sequence genome encodes:
- the LOC140823529 gene encoding bifunctional TH2 protein, mitochondrial-like isoform X2 — protein MAEECADDDDAKVGIHQLRQSVLEELKMHDSIVKEWGVDLSKDSSPNAATVKYTDFLLATAAGKVGVVKAPGKLATPFEKTKLAAYALGAMTPCMSLYAFLGKELQACLDPSEDTHPYRKWIKSYSSDEFQASALQTVDLLEKLSVSLTGEELDIIEKLYLQAMKLEIEFFLAQPLNQKTVVPLAREHNPAEHCLMLFSDFDLTCSVVDSSAILAEIAIITTLKWVQNQPNESENQLVRMSSVDMRGTWADLSKQYTEDYEQCIEEILQCNKEEKFNYEGLRKALGDLSDFEKKANLRVIDAGVLKGLNVEDIKRTGERLILQDGCTSFFQTAISDENLNTKVHVLSYCWCSDLIKSAFSSGGLDTVHIHANEFVYENSLSTGEIVKKVESPIDKVQAFTDILQNSSKDKKYLTIYIGDSVGDLLCLLEADIGIVIGSSSSLRRVGTHFGVSFIPLFPGVIKKQKQCVEESLSNWEGLSGVLYTVSSWSEICAFVLGS, from the exons atggctgaggagtgtgcggatgatgatgatgcaaAAGTTGGGATTCACCAACTGCGACAGAGTGTTTTAGAAGAGCTCAAAATGCATGATTCCATTGTAAAA GAGTGGGGTGTTGACCTGTCCAAAGACAGTTCGCCAAATGCTGCTACTGTTAAATATACAGATTTTTTGCTGGCAACAGCTGCAGGAAAGGTTGGAGTAGTAAAAGCTCCTGGTAAATTAGCTACTCCTTTTGAGAAGACAAAATTGGCAGCTTATGCTCTTGGTGCTATGACACCTTGTATGAGTCTTTATGCGTTTCTGGGTAAGGAGTTGCAGGCATGCCTTGATCCTAGTGAAGACACTCATCCATATAGAAAATGGATCAAGAGTTATTCCTCCGATGAGTTTCAG GCGTCAGCTTTGCAAACAGTGGACTTGCTGGAGAAATTGAGTGTGTCTTTAACAGGGGAAGAGCTTGACATCATTGAAAAGCTATATCTTCAAGCTATGAAACTTGAAATAGAGTTTTTCCTTGCTCAGCCACTTAATCAGAAAACTGTTGTTCCATTGGCCAGAGAGCACAATCCCGCAGAACATTGCCTCAtgttattttcagattttgatcttaCCTGTTCTGTTGTGGATTCATCTGCCATTTTGGCTGAAATAGCAATTATCACAACCTTGAAATGGGTTCAAAATCAACCCAATGAATCAGAAAATCAGCTTGTTCGCATGTCTTCAGTAGACATGAGGGGCACATGGGCAGATCTTTCAAAGCAATATACCGAAGATTATGAACAATGTATCGAAGAAATTTTGCAGTGTAACAAAG AGGAAAAATTCAATTATGAAGGCCTGCGTAAAGCACTTGGTGACCTTTcagattttgagaaaaaagcAAATTTGAGGGTGATAGATGCTGGAGTGCTCAAGGGTCTCAATGTCGAAGACATCAAACGAACTGGAGAACGCCTGATTCTCCAAGATGGTTGCACCAGCTTCTTCCAGACCGCGATTAGTGATGAAAATTTGAACACAAAAGTCCATGTTCTTTCCTATTGCTGGTGTAGCGATCTCATCAAGTCTGCTTTTTCTTCAG GTGGTTTAGATACTGTGCATATACATGCAAATGAGTTTGTCTATGAGAACTCTTTGTCCACTGGCGAAATTGTTAAGAAGGTTGAGTCTCCCATTGACAAGGTTCAAGCTTTTACTGATATTTTGCAGAACTCCAGCAAGGATAAAAAGTATCTGACCATATATATTGGAGATTCAGTGGGTGACTTGCTCTGCTTGCTTGAGGCAGACATTGGTATTGTGATAGGCTCGAGTTCAAGTCTGAGAAGAGTGGGAACTCACTTTGGTGTTTCTTTTATTCCTTTATTTCCAGGTGTGATCAAGAAGCAGAAACAGTGTGTTGAGGAGAGCTTATCAAATTGGGAGGGTTTATCGGGAGTTCTGTACACAGTGTCTAGCTGGTCAGAAATTTGTGCTTTTGTTCTGGGGTCTTAA
- the LOC140823529 gene encoding bifunctional TH2 protein, mitochondrial-like isoform X1 has translation MQKLWHFPKTASLIHNYFFSRPSSISSTLFQFSIFVSCIRSYELVSTVRRFSDIPMASSATVLPPPIDECLGRRFWIKYTNVWRQAMYTPFVVSLAAGNLKLDSFRHYIAQDVYFLRTFAKVYEMAEECADDDDAKVGIHQLRQSVLEELKMHDSIVKEWGVDLSKDSSPNAATVKYTDFLLATAAGKVGVVKAPGKLATPFEKTKLAAYALGAMTPCMSLYAFLGKELQACLDPSEDTHPYRKWIKSYSSDEFQASALQTVDLLEKLSVSLTGEELDIIEKLYLQAMKLEIEFFLAQPLNQKTVVPLAREHNPAEHCLMLFSDFDLTCSVVDSSAILAEIAIITTLKWVQNQPNESENQLVRMSSVDMRGTWADLSKQYTEDYEQCIEEILQCNKEEKFNYEGLRKALGDLSDFEKKANLRVIDAGVLKGLNVEDIKRTGERLILQDGCTSFFQTAISDENLNTKVHVLSYCWCSDLIKSAFSSGGLDTVHIHANEFVYENSLSTGEIVKKVESPIDKVQAFTDILQNSSKDKKYLTIYIGDSVGDLLCLLEADIGIVIGSSSSLRRVGTHFGVSFIPLFPGVIKKQKQCVEESLSNWEGLSGVLYTVSSWSEICAFVLGS, from the exons atGCAAAAGCTGTGGCATTTTCCTAAAACCGCATCGCTGATTCATAACTATTTCTTCTCAAGGCCGTCATCCATTTCTTCTACTCTTTTCCAATTTTCCATATTCGTCTCCTGCATCCGGTCGTACGAATTAGTATCAACCGTCAGGCGCTTCAGCGATATCCCGATGGCATCTTCGGCGACGGTGTTGCCGCCGCCGATTGATGAGTGCTTGGGCAGAAGATTCTGGATCAAGTATACAAATGTGTGGAGACAGGCCATGTACACTCCTTTCGTGGTTTCTTTGGCAGCCGGAAACCTGAAACTCGATAGTTTTCGCCATTATATTGCGCAGGACGTTTATTTTCTCCGCACCTTCGCGAAAGT ATatgaaatggctgaggagtgtgcggatgatgatgatgcaaAAGTTGGGATTCACCAACTGCGACAGAGTGTTTTAGAAGAGCTCAAAATGCATGATTCCATTGTAAAA GAGTGGGGTGTTGACCTGTCCAAAGACAGTTCGCCAAATGCTGCTACTGTTAAATATACAGATTTTTTGCTGGCAACAGCTGCAGGAAAGGTTGGAGTAGTAAAAGCTCCTGGTAAATTAGCTACTCCTTTTGAGAAGACAAAATTGGCAGCTTATGCTCTTGGTGCTATGACACCTTGTATGAGTCTTTATGCGTTTCTGGGTAAGGAGTTGCAGGCATGCCTTGATCCTAGTGAAGACACTCATCCATATAGAAAATGGATCAAGAGTTATTCCTCCGATGAGTTTCAG GCGTCAGCTTTGCAAACAGTGGACTTGCTGGAGAAATTGAGTGTGTCTTTAACAGGGGAAGAGCTTGACATCATTGAAAAGCTATATCTTCAAGCTATGAAACTTGAAATAGAGTTTTTCCTTGCTCAGCCACTTAATCAGAAAACTGTTGTTCCATTGGCCAGAGAGCACAATCCCGCAGAACATTGCCTCAtgttattttcagattttgatcttaCCTGTTCTGTTGTGGATTCATCTGCCATTTTGGCTGAAATAGCAATTATCACAACCTTGAAATGGGTTCAAAATCAACCCAATGAATCAGAAAATCAGCTTGTTCGCATGTCTTCAGTAGACATGAGGGGCACATGGGCAGATCTTTCAAAGCAATATACCGAAGATTATGAACAATGTATCGAAGAAATTTTGCAGTGTAACAAAG AGGAAAAATTCAATTATGAAGGCCTGCGTAAAGCACTTGGTGACCTTTcagattttgagaaaaaagcAAATTTGAGGGTGATAGATGCTGGAGTGCTCAAGGGTCTCAATGTCGAAGACATCAAACGAACTGGAGAACGCCTGATTCTCCAAGATGGTTGCACCAGCTTCTTCCAGACCGCGATTAGTGATGAAAATTTGAACACAAAAGTCCATGTTCTTTCCTATTGCTGGTGTAGCGATCTCATCAAGTCTGCTTTTTCTTCAG GTGGTTTAGATACTGTGCATATACATGCAAATGAGTTTGTCTATGAGAACTCTTTGTCCACTGGCGAAATTGTTAAGAAGGTTGAGTCTCCCATTGACAAGGTTCAAGCTTTTACTGATATTTTGCAGAACTCCAGCAAGGATAAAAAGTATCTGACCATATATATTGGAGATTCAGTGGGTGACTTGCTCTGCTTGCTTGAGGCAGACATTGGTATTGTGATAGGCTCGAGTTCAAGTCTGAGAAGAGTGGGAACTCACTTTGGTGTTTCTTTTATTCCTTTATTTCCAGGTGTGATCAAGAAGCAGAAACAGTGTGTTGAGGAGAGCTTATCAAATTGGGAGGGTTTATCGGGAGTTCTGTACACAGTGTCTAGCTGGTCAGAAATTTGTGCTTTTGTTCTGGGGTCTTAA
- the LOC140823540 gene encoding ammonium transporter 1 member 2-like translates to MADPLTSCTASDLLPLFSGSANATAAAAFICSGFTAVSDKLSSATYAIDNTYLLFSAYLVFAMQLGFAMLCAGSVRAKNTMNIMLTNVLDAAAGGLSYYLFGFAFAFGGPSNGFIGTHFFGLKEFPSTTGDYSFFLYQWAFAIAAAGITSGSIAERTQFVAYLIYSSFLTGFVYPVVSHWFWSGDGWAGAARTSGSLLFGSGAIDFAGSGVVHMVGGIAGLWGAYIEGPRIGRFDRSGRSVALRGHSASLVVLGSFLLWFGWYGFNPGSFLVINKPYGTRGSYYGQWSAVGRTAVTTTLAGSTAALTTLFGKRLLVGHWNVTDVCNGLLGGLAAITSGCSVVEPWAAIICGFISAWVLIGFNILAEKLEYDDPLEAAQLHGGCGAWGLLFTGLFAKKAYVYEVYQGSPDRPHGLLMGGGGKLLAAQIIQILVIAGWVSVTMGPLFFALQKLGLLRISNEAEMAGMDMTSHGGMAYIYHDEDDDDWCGTCKIYGSIPIK, encoded by the exons ATGGCTGATCCCTTGACCAGCTGCACGGCCAGTGACCTCCTCCCCCTCTTCAGCGGCTCCGCCAACGCCACTGCCGCCGCCGCCTTCATATGCAGCGGCTTCACAGCCGTCTCCGACAAGCTCTCCTCCGCCACATACGCCATAGACAACACTTACCTCCTGTTCTCCGCGTACCTAGTTTTCGCCATGCAGCTCGGCTTCGCCATGCTGTGCGCCGGCTCAGTCCGAGCCAAGAACACAATGAACATAATGCTCACAAATGTCCTCGACGCGGCGGCTGGTGGCCTGAGCTACTACCTGTTCGGCTTCGCCTTTGCTTTCGGCGGGCCCTCCAATGGGTTCATCGGCACACACTTCTTCGGGCTCAAGGAATTTCCCTCGACTACTGGGGATTACAGCTTCTTCCTTTACCAATGGGCTTTCGCCATTGCTGCAGCAG GTATCACCAGCGGGTCAATTGCAGAAAGGACACAATTTGTTGCATACCTAATATATTCATCATTCCTGACCGGTTTTGTGTACCCCGTCGTTTCGCACTGGTTCTGGTCTGGTGACGGTTGGGCCGGAGCCGCAAGAACTAGTGGCAGCCTTCTTTTTGGCTCGGGAGCCATCGATTTCGCCGGTTCAGGTGTGGTTCATATGGTTGGTGGTATTGCTGGTCTGTGGGGAGCCTACATAGAAGGTCCAAGAATCGGCCGGTTCGACCGGAGTGGACGGTCCGTCGCATTGCGTGGCCACAGCGCTTCATTAGTTGTGTTGGGGAGTTTCTTGCTCTGGTTCGGGTGGTACGGATTCAATCCCGGTTCGTTTTTAGTCATAAACAAGCCATACGGTACAAGGGGCTCGTATTACGGCCAGTGGAGCGCGGTCGGGAGGACAGCTGTCACGACGACATTGGCAGGGAGCACGGCGGCCCTTACCACCTTGTTTGGGAAGAGGCTTCTGGTTGGGCATTGGAATGTGACTGATGTGTGCAATGGTTTGTTAGGGGGATTGGCCGCGATCACGTCAGGATGCTCGGTGGTCGAGCCGTGGGCCGCGATCATATGCGGGTTCATCTCGGCTTGGGTGTTGATTGGGTTCAACATATTGGCTGAGAAACTCGAGTACGATGATCCACTGGAAGCAGCCCAACTGCATGGTGGGTGTGGTGCATGGGGACTACTATTCACCGGATTATTTGCCAAGAAGGCATATGTGTACGAGGTGTATCAGGGCAGTCCCGATAGGCCACACGGGTTGCTCATGGGCGGCGGAGGGAAGCTTTTGGCAGCTCAGATCATCCAGATTCTAGTAATAGCCGGATGGGTAAGTGTGACGATGGGGCCGCTATTCTTTGCTCTTCAGAAATTAGGGTTACTGCGGATTTCGAACGAAGCCGAGATGGCCGGAATGGATATGACTAGCCATGGGGGGATGGCTTATATTTACCACGAcgaggatgatgatgattggtgtGGGACTTGCAAAATATATGGTTCCATACCAATAAAATAA